The Arachis hypogaea cultivar Tifrunner chromosome 14, arahy.Tifrunner.gnm2.J5K5, whole genome shotgun sequence genome has a segment encoding these proteins:
- the LOC112741429 gene encoding tubulin-folding cofactor E, protein MQDSPDSSHEFRVGQRVHSSGDSRRIGTVKYVGPVEGYSGTWVGVDWDNGEGKHDGSINGVRYFHAKSERSGSLVRAPNLSQGISLLEALEKRYRSKSTNDEEDEMYVLSTSNNRVSVQLVGKDKIQDKLSRFEELTNASLAYMGVSFPGIPYQINTTVPNMKELDLTGNLLSDWKDVGKICGQLPALQALNLSNNLMSPYKSELPPLESIRILVLNNTGVDWEQVELLRQSLTAIEELHLIGNNIRRVLPMSSSFVQGFNSLRLLNLDDNCIAEWDEVMKLSQLRCLEQLYLNKNCLNSILYPDNGQQNELEATSYKPFQNLRCLLLGDNNIGDLVSVDSLNLFPNLVETRLSENPIADTTSGGVPRFVLIARLAKIKVFNGSEVTPRERKDSEIRYVRLVISRLHANAEEIKQHPRFSELKSLYGIEDERPSTGASGPQTIGSGFLSITLKCVGASMGEKQPLTKKLPATTTVGKLKFLCESFFKLKSLKLKLFLQEEGSPLPVLLDNDTSSLMDLGIGNESIILVDEEN, encoded by the exons ATGCAGGACTCCCCGGACTCAAGTCATGAATTCAGGGTGGGCCAACGAGTACATTCATCGGGTGATTCAAGGAGAATTGGTACAGTTAAGTATGTGGGGCCTGTAGAAGGCTATTCAGGCACGTGGGTTGGAGTTGACTGGGATAATGGAGAAGGCAAACATGATGGATCCATCAATGGTGTCCGATACTTTCATGCAAAGTCTGAAAGATCGGGGTCATTGGTTCGTGCTCCGAATTTGAGCCAAGGGATTTCATTGCTTGAGGCTCTTGAAAAAAGATACCGAAGTAAATCAACTAATGATGAAGAGG atgAAATGTATGTCCTTTCAACAAGCAACAATCGAGTATCTGTTCAACTTGTGGGTAAagataaaattcaagataaactAAGTCGATTTGAGGAGTTAACCAATGCATCATTGGCGTATATGGGTGTTAGTTTCCCTGGAATTCCATACCAGATTAATACTACAGTCCCAA ATATGAAAGAACTTGACCTGACTGGGAACCTGCTTTCGGATTGGAAG GATGTTGGCAAAATTTGTGGTCAGTTACCTGCTCTGCAGGCTCTCAACTTATCTAACAACTTAATGTCACCATATAAATCAGAACTTCCACCACTGGAAAGCATCCGCATTCTAGTTTTAAATAATACTGGTGTAGATTGGGAGCAG GTTGAATTGCTTAGACAATCATTGACAGCTATTGAAGAGCTACATCTTATTGGAAACAATATAAGGAGAGTACTG CCTATGTCATCCTCCTTTGTTCAAGGATTTAATTCTTTGCGTCTATTGAATTTGGATGATAATTGTATAGCTGAATGGGATGAAGTCATGAAGCTTTCTCAACTAAGATG TTTGGAACAGCTTTATTTGAACAAGAATTGTTTGAATTCTATCTTATATCCTGATAATGGCCAGCAGAATGAATTGGAAGCCACAAGCTATAAGCCCTTTCAAAATTTGCGCTGCCTTCTATTAG GTGATAACAACATCGGTGATCTGGTCTCTGTTGACTCATTAAACTTGTTCCCTAACTTGGTG GAAACTAGGCTTTCTGAGAACCCAATAGCTGATACTACAAGTGGTGGAGTTCCAAGATTTGTTTTGATTGCTCGTTTAGCAAAAATCAAGGTGTTTAATGGAAGTGAG GTTACACCTCGTGAAAGGAAGGACTCTGAGATTAG GTATGTTCGACTTGTGATCTCGAGGTTGCATGCTAATGCTGAAGAAATCAAACAGCATCCCAG GTTTTCTGAGCTCAAGAGTTTGTATGGAATTGAGGATGAAAGACCATCAACTGGAGCTTCAGGCCCACAAACAATAGGCTCAGGGTTCTTGT CTATCACTTTGAAGTGTGTTGGAGCATCCATGGGTGAGAAGCAACCATTGACAAAGAAGCTGCCAGCAACAACTACG GTTGGTAAGCTGAAATTTCTCTGTGAGAGCTTTTTTAAGCTGAAGTCATTGAAGCTAAAGTTATTTCTTCAAGAAGAg GGCTCTCCATTACCTGTGCTGCTCGACAACGACACATCATCTCTTATGGATCTTGGAATTGGCAATGAATCAATCATCCTTGTAGACGAAGAAAATTGA